DNA from Flavobacterium aestivum:
TGTGTGGTTGGAAGTTTTAGTTCACTAACAGCTGCATCGGACATTTTGCTGAAATCTTTAAGCAATGGAGTGAGTTTTTGACCATCAAAATGATAAAAACTATCTTTTTCGCATATCATTTGGCTTTCATTCAAAAATGAAGGATCAATATACCTTTCTTGTTCCGGATGCATGCTTAAAAACTGATGCAATGGACTACCGCAACCATCAATTACCATTACTGCGCATTCAGAAAAAGGTGAGGTTCCTACAGCACTATAAGCATGTGCTAAATGATGCGATATATTTACAATCTCTGGTTCATTTGTTCTTGCAAAAATTCTTTCGCCTTTAAACTGATTCCGGTCAGGAATATCAAAATTGGCGCATTGTACTACTAAGGCAACATCACTTAACACTATACCTTCCGCATCCAAACAGTATTGAATCGCCAAGTTGTCATTACCTCCATCATGTTTTTTTCTGCTGATTCGTTCTTTTTCTATACCTACACAAACACGGCCATTTTTTAACAATACAGCCGAACCGTTATGCGAAAGTCCTGTTCCTAGAACATATATGGGTGGAGTCAATTAAATATGAATTTTGATTATGAAAATATTTAAAACTAGTTTATGGATTGTTTTAATTCAACTTTGGTAAATCAAAAGCATCCAAAACACTTTTCTCAGCCATAAGGCTTTCTATTTCATTTGATTTTCTAGGTGCATCTGCAGATAAATTTATTGGCTCATTTGCTGTAACCAATATATCATCTTCAATTCGTACCGCTATTCCCCACCATTTTTTATCACAATCACTTCCTATCGGAATATAAATACCCGGTTCAACAGTAAGTACCATATCTTTCTCGAATGTGTTATATAGTCCTGGATCGTGTACATCCAAACCTATATGATGAGAAGTTCCATGTGGGAAGTATTTTCTTGATTCTTCTGGTGTTTTAATGATTCCCAATTTTACCAAACCATTGCTGATTATATTTCGAGCCGCTTCATCTGGTGCTGCAAAACTATTACCAATTTTAACCATGGCAATACCTGCTTCCTGAGCTTCGTACACTAAATCATAGATTATTTTTTGTTCTGGTGAAAATTTACCGTTTGCAGGAATCGTTCTGGTAACATCGGCTGTATAGCCGTGGTACTCGGCCCCTAAATCCATTAACACTAGATCATTTTCGACTTTCATTTTGCTGTTTTCTATATAATGCAAAACACAACCGTTATTTCCTGCACCTACTATAGAAGGATATCCTTCAAACTCACTACCATATTTTTTATAGACAAATTCATGAATTCCTTGAATTTCTGTTTCTGACATTCCGGGATGCATTGCTTTCATTGTTTCGCGCTGTCCTATTGCCGAAATTTTAACTGCTTTAGTCAATAAAACCATTTCTTCTTTCGACTTAACTTCACGTAAACTTGCCATATAAGCAGTAATTGTTTTAGTATCTATATTAGCTTTTTGGGGAGTTATACTTTTATTTACTGTAATCTCATTTTTAAGACTAGAATTGGTTTTAGCTTCCGTTTTTACATTGTATCCAATTTGCTTTTTAAAAGAAGCTATTAACTTGTATAAACTAGCTTCTTCTTTTTGAGAATCACGATAATCATCTTTAAAATCGGTAAAGAACACGTTACTAAAGCTATAAAAATCAATGCCTGAGTTTAAAAATTCTTTTCCGTTAAGAGCATTATCAAAACCCAAGCTCTTTTTAGCTCCATCTACCCCTAAACGCACACCTGTCCATTGTTCTGCATTTGGATTTTTTTCCTGAACATAAATCAATTCATTATAGGTTTTCCCTTCCTTATTGGTTTGATTATCCGAAAATAGAACCAAAACACAATTAGGTTCATTATATCCGGTTAAGTAATAAAAATTTGGATCTTGATGATATACATAATCTACATCATTGGCTCTGTTTCTGACTGCATTTCCAAAAAAGACTGCTACACTATTCTTTGGCATTTTTTTACGCAAAGCCTCTCTTCGGTCTTTATGAAACTGAGCCGATAAATAATCAGTAGGGTTTCCATTTTGCGCTATTGTCGCATAAACTAATGTTAGAGTGAAAATAATCGAAAGTTTAAATTTCATTTTTTTGAGCTTAAAGAATTAGTATAGTGTTACTTCTCGGTAAAATAAAAGTAAATATAAATATTTTTTGCAGTTTGAATCTTTTTTTTCTAAAATGTCATTCTACCTCATCCAGAAATAAAAAAAGAGAACAATAAAGCTCTTATGCTTTAGAGTTCTCTTTTCAAAATTTGCAATAATTGAAATTAATCAAATTATTAACAAAACATGGTAAACAATCCTCATTAATCTACCTTTTGGTATTCTAGTCCGGGGCCATCGCAAGCACTCCATTCACTAGATAAAATATTATTAGTTTTAAAATGAAGCACTTCTTTTAAATTTCCGAAACAACTTCCTATAATTTCACTGTCTTTTAGGTATGTTAATTCTAAATATTTTCCGTATTGATAATCTATTGTAGTGTATGTTCCTATAGCTTTTGTTTCAATATTGTTTCGAATTCTGGATTTTGTAAATGTTCCGTCTTTGTTGAACAAATAATATTCCTGCCATTCCATTGCTACTTCAGTAGTTACTGAATCAAACATAGATCCATACATTTTCACTAACGTCCATTTTTCAAGATGATTGTCTGCGGTTTCTTCTGTGTCTTTCGAGCAGGAAGAAAAAACAGTAATAAAAGCGATAATAAAAGTAAGATATCTCATTTTTCGTTTTTACAATTATCTATTAGACGCAACAAATTGCAAAAAGTTGCGTCTAATTATGTTTTTTTTTGAAAAAAATTTCATTTATCTCTCTCCAAATATTTTCAATAACTGTGTCACTGTGTTCCAATTGCGCATGGTAGCTGTTACATTCAGCTTTTTTTCAATGTATTTTTGGTCAAATCTGGTTTTCCCTGCTCCTACTGAATATTTAATGTAGATTCTGCTTTCATCTATATGTGCCTCATCAGGTTTTACTTGACTCATTTTTAAATCATTGATGCTTTCGCTTCGTAAAGCTATCGAAATAAAAGCCACATACAATCTTTTAGTATCAACTTCTGATTCTTTCAAAAACACATTGTTCTTGAAACAACTTTCTAAGTCCGATTTGCCAATAACAACAATAGGCACTTCATGTCCAAAAACCTTAAAAATCTCCTGTTTGATTAAAAATCCAACTTTCGCAGGATTTTCCTCCTCTGTATCCACAAAAACATTTCCGGATTGTATATACGTTTGCACATTTTGAAAACCTATTGCTTCTAAAGTTGCTTTCAAAGCGTCCATTTTTATCATATTGTGACCAGAAACATTGATGCCACGAAGGAGTGCGAGATGAGTTATCATTTTTTAAACTGTTTTGTTTTGCGAAGGTAAATTGAATAATAACGATTTCCAATTATTCTCATAATCCTTAATATTTTAATAAGCTTATGTGGCATAAAAGAAAAAACTCTACCGGCTAACCGATAGAGTAAAGAAAAAAAACACAATTTGAATTAGTAAAAAGTTAATATATTAAATCAATATAGCTTCATTAAGACTGTTCGTTTATTTCAGAATGTTTTTATAAAATCATTTGTTGTATAACCAAATATATATAAAATTTAATACAAAACAACAAATTAGACCTTTTTTATTACAAAATAAGTATTATTACCTAGGAAAAAGACTAGTATTTTTAAAATATCACATCTTTCAAATATTAGATATATAAAAAACACATCCCAGATTATAAACATTATTTAAGTTTATCCTGAAAATTATAACTTATATCCTAAAAAAATAGGCTACCAGTAATGATAGCCTATTTTAGCATAGTTAGGTATTTATGATTTTGGAATTATTTCACAATTAAACTCTTAGTTACTTCAATAGAATTATCTACTAATTTTACGATATAAACACCTTTTGGTAAATGACTAACAGAATAATTAGATTGATTTCTTACAACATCCACTAATTTTCCAAAGGAATTGTAAATGTATAAAGTTCCCGATGTAATGTTTTCATTATTTAAACTAAAATTAACATTGCTAGATGCTGGATTAGGATAAATTAAAAATGCTTGTTTATCTGTTGATCCATTTGGTTCATTTGCAGCCACAGGTCCAGCTAATGGTAGAGAAATATCTACATAATTACTCCACTCACTAATACCAGTTGCATTTACTGCTCTTACTCTAAACCTGTAATTTACATCAGTTCCTTGTTTAGGAATCCATAAATAATAAATAGTTGAAGTACCAAATGTAGACCAACCAGTAGCAGAATTATACAATTGTACTTCATAACTAGTTGCGTTATTTACTAATACCCAAGAAGAATAAAATCCTGAAGCATAAATTCCTGAATTACCCGGAGTTGGTGTCGCTAAAGCTCCCGGTAAAGTAACATCTACAACATTACTCCAATTGCTAGTTCCTGAAGCGTTAATAGCTCTTACTCTAAATGTATAACTAGTGGTAGCTCCTTGTTTTGGAATATACAAATAATACGTAGTAGAAGTCCCAAAAGTAGTCCAACCTGTAGCAGAATTATACAACTGCACTTCATAACTTGTTCCGCTGATCGCCGATCCCCAATAAGTATAAAATCCATCAACATAAACTCCATTGGCTGAGACTACTGGTGCAGCAACTCCTGTAGAAGCAATTGTTGCTGTGCCAACATTAGAATAACTTGAATAAGTGGTTCCTGCATTGGCTCTTACTTTATAAGAATAAGTAGTTCCTGCTGCAAGTCCTGTATCTGTATATGAAACTACATTAGCACCTAGTGTTGCAATCACACTATATGATCCGCTACCAGTTGCTCTTTCTACAGAATAAGCCGTTTCGTTCGTTGCATTATCTGTCCAAGTCAATCCTACTTGCAATGCTGTTGAATTAGCAGTTGCAACAAGGTTGCTTGGAGTATTTACAGTAATGGCTCCGTTTATAGTTGCAGAAGCAACATTAGAATAATTTGAATAGGTAGTTCCTGCATTAGCTCTTACTTTATAAGAATAGGTAGTTCCTGCAGCAAGTCCTGTATCTGTATAAGAAGCCGCATTTGCTCCTAGGAATGCAATAACAGTATATGCACCGCTTCCTGTAGCTCTCTCAACTGTATAAGCAGTTTCGTTGGTTGCATTATCTGCCCAAGTTAATCCTACTTGCAGTGATGCTGAATTAGCAGTTGCTACAAGATTACTAGGAGTATTTACGGTAATAGCACTGATAGTAGCAGTTGCAACATTAGAATAATTTGAATAGGTACTTCCTGCATTGACTCTTATCTTATAAGAATAAGTAGTTCCTGCTGCAACTCCTGTATCTGTATAAGAAGTCGCATTTACACCTAAAGTAGCAATAACACTATATGCACCACTTCCTGTTGCTCTTTCAACAGTATAGGCAGTTTCATTGTTTGCATTATCCGTCCAGGTTAATCCTACTTGCAAT
Protein-coding regions in this window:
- a CDS encoding aminopeptidase P N-terminal domain-containing protein, whose amino-acid sequence is MKFKLSIIFTLTLVYATIAQNGNPTDYLSAQFHKDRREALRKKMPKNSVAVFFGNAVRNRANDVDYVYHQDPNFYYLTGYNEPNCVLVLFSDNQTNKEGKTYNELIYVQEKNPNAEQWTGVRLGVDGAKKSLGFDNALNGKEFLNSGIDFYSFSNVFFTDFKDDYRDSQKEEASLYKLIASFKKQIGYNVKTEAKTNSSLKNEITVNKSITPQKANIDTKTITAYMASLREVKSKEEMVLLTKAVKISAIGQRETMKAMHPGMSETEIQGIHEFVYKKYGSEFEGYPSIVGAGNNGCVLHYIENSKMKVENDLVLMDLGAEYHGYTADVTRTIPANGKFSPEQKIIYDLVYEAQEAGIAMVKIGNSFAAPDEAARNIISNGLVKLGIIKTPEESRKYFPHGTSHHIGLDVHDPGLYNTFEKDMVLTVEPGIYIPIGSDCDKKWWGIAVRIEDDILVTANEPINLSADAPRKSNEIESLMAEKSVLDAFDLPKLN
- a CDS encoding DUF1697 domain-containing protein, which produces MITHLALLRGINVSGHNMIKMDALKATLEAIGFQNVQTYIQSGNVFVDTEEENPAKVGFLIKQEIFKVFGHEVPIVVIGKSDLESCFKNNVFLKESEVDTKRLYVAFISIALRSESINDLKMSQVKPDEAHIDESRIYIKYSVGAGKTRFDQKYIEKKLNVTATMRNWNTVTQLLKIFGER